One Tomitella gaofuii DNA segment encodes these proteins:
- a CDS encoding alpha/beta hydrolase translates to MNAERADVPDGVVGSGARKVWAARWPSVPMRLSTWWLRRADRALTLDEALRRRDEAQARGGAPPPRSTLRRCRVDMEQWGGLPVYTVTVRGRTYPARTVIFLHGGGFTTPLQPQQWMLVSALARNGDVRVLVPTYALAPSGTHPEALGRMLQLYRRVLEDCDAADVMLAGESSGGGMAYALAQAIRDGGIAAPANLLLFSPWLDLELDNPEIKDVAGKDPILDVEVLRHLGREWTASAGRCGVGASPIDGDLLGLPPVDVFIGTNEVFIADCRRLSELARRLDVDVRVHEYRGGFHAFMYLSWLPETWHVMRIVRRRLRQAQ, encoded by the coding sequence GTGAATGCGGAGCGGGCGGACGTCCCGGACGGTGTGGTCGGCTCCGGCGCGCGCAAGGTGTGGGCTGCGCGGTGGCCGAGCGTGCCGATGCGTCTGTCCACCTGGTGGCTGCGGCGAGCCGACCGGGCATTGACCCTGGATGAGGCGTTGCGCAGGCGCGACGAGGCGCAGGCCAGGGGAGGCGCGCCACCGCCGCGCTCGACGCTTCGGCGCTGCCGCGTGGACATGGAGCAATGGGGCGGGCTTCCCGTGTACACCGTGACGGTGCGGGGGCGCACGTACCCTGCGCGGACGGTGATTTTCCTGCATGGCGGCGGATTCACCACGCCGCTGCAGCCGCAGCAGTGGATGCTGGTGTCCGCGCTGGCGCGCAACGGGGACGTTCGGGTGCTGGTGCCTACGTACGCGCTTGCACCGAGTGGTACGCATCCGGAGGCACTGGGGCGGATGCTGCAGTTGTACCGACGCGTGCTCGAGGACTGCGACGCGGCGGATGTGATGCTGGCGGGGGAATCGTCGGGCGGGGGCATGGCCTACGCCCTGGCGCAAGCGATCCGCGACGGTGGGATCGCCGCGCCCGCGAACCTGCTGCTGTTCTCCCCGTGGTTGGATCTCGAGCTGGACAACCCCGAGATCAAGGACGTGGCCGGCAAGGATCCGATTCTGGACGTGGAAGTGCTGCGCCACCTGGGGCGCGAGTGGACGGCCTCTGCGGGACGGTGCGGGGTGGGGGCGAGTCCTATCGACGGAGACTTGCTGGGGCTCCCTCCCGTCGACGTGTTCATCGGTACGAACGAGGTGTTCATCGCGGACTGCCGGCGCCTGAGCGAACTGGCACGGCGGCTGGACGTCGACGTGCGCGTGCATGAATACCGTGGTGGGTTCCATGCGTTCATGTACTTGTCGTGGCTGCCGGAGACCTGGCACGTCATGCGCATCGTGCGCCGGAGGCTGCGCCAGGCGCAGTGA